The Temnothorax longispinosus isolate EJ_2023e chromosome 4, Tlon_JGU_v1, whole genome shotgun sequence genome has a window encoding:
- the LOC139811356 gene encoding protein DOP1 homolog isoform X2, with the protein MGSIALEEYELMKDSKYRVYVSAVDKALKSFEYTSEWADLISALGKLNKVLLSHMKFPVIPRRIKISKRLAQCMHPALPSGVHLKALETYDIIFKCMGTNRLSHELFIYSAGLFPLLGHAAMNVRPSLLTVYETHFVPLGERLRPGLSGFLSGVLLGLEDGSDHFDRTNSLLEKVCEGVGAEHFYACLWDCLASNSGIRLPAISFVLAHFNKKLSMEEQKYIMGTNTKIMISALCAGVRDTSVLVQRSALDFLLIGFPMHNSQLTHQDMILLIKAALVTILRRDMSLNRRLFAWLLGTEVSTSILKKKTHATADTKEDVTYFDMYSKKMLVEAIKYLLKEVCEENSQDLKPYRILVSLLDKVDIGPIILDDILFEVFRTFYNACKQSVLSHAPKANEVVKSANLLFSTLEPSYIWIHCGHLFEKACNTRAKTQVAIEDVAVRPVGSGMPNLVEVCVLTEFLLETVSLDAFIDTPSEHLPGLFYEITSKLLYHSNILSPMEISKSLKLCGKILSRVQPTMITAHADKCGEVDTKLDTSLNNITVPSDNSLTAIPLEKSQSDSKLNKPDTSSIPFVEKSPSTRRRANSGGAAKRNEKKSKKKASKSTPKLNDTYTIQADGSSISVIVSEDPKPLSRNKSMDDIKASCIETDGISSKNQSSDSRLATLKNFKNVTPMGSTGSLCRGPSPAFQAQHSMLEKCLRQYEIFYVKLISNRILSKERTVQDMFDHLVVSYPRKSFDERMRYLEFLLNSRLNIDDSGFFSQDTSVTEDTKCLDIFHLFLDMAAQSEWIEAMKIASSLFVELSTFPKYFLPGDDVLVEEEPKFEHVLPDWLKVLIVCSCWLQKQPALQLTSIATLLDLVALLKAHNDVETHPKSGEGVTTVIIVPLLKQWHVTYLMQYTNVFQVLAHSLWNHLGELPAHKFRMRCVELLHELHHALYDSCDAVEDLIGSALISENPEKRIEAFGRFATLWHLGREIETNPRLRGCLRTFDQSLLKILDNLQLADNSPLKLQAQSWLLHSLMRGDISRVIDPLLTILLDPSTCRMSVLHVSIQHSNTVLTKNDPVEEKSEVQDDTEGAAKIYAISSVDGNVIYHVSDSMDEDKRWKKGKKKKPAINPVKIKRIFAVTTLATSDNCNHYVTEKNQFMKELEVPPSISGNRKISVFVNPLSINCNENSNDSLTEDDSLPSMRKGTELLKNATRFKKIDFDKGSTASLDESLFESTNSSLKAKDKSSYKKLNDDVDSSSDSITNSLDSSSPEVTNKQSKQKKETVIMPGSSREVAGTIIKGRYYSTNEFSANYDHDIGSFEASAEVPSWTMDDDDGELDVSTTAEEYFSNSSCTSIVEEILNEVLDRAMQLCDIAEPPKSEEIPQHNAKTNRNVGLGVHNLHSHMLLYCGVYDSARTLYALRTLRNELLTNMRMFLCCAATTGVTNATKNTVLLNLLARHRKSVFGRNFHGDVANTEFIAAYRSSMYLEVLISVCLYFARSYYPNLGQMRLTCEEIAGNRQVQLASAELLTLIFSELIPIVRDSGKGFSCYIVDLLTKCKVQKVALHCLVSSVMSMKNAHKETEDVSTFTEEIVLFNDPFVDNDVNKCKYRASDHTEAFQIQLLRLLLALIMLEHQCSSQKGEEINLTTSPIPSSPTRTSNLIGNSLKYVSGAAIPQQPMFLASILSALQLDHMRHLHQHWTTLVTSSLPFMGPSLTSVVTSVIHQLCCNIEHLASYYISEEATLTSKLQDISTVECCLPADYTVTHLEALTYLLHYCLLDTSQQVGFSFNQPLSGTIQTGIPGANPGQIFNNLIHVFMPSPLSPDLSTAKDKTGANELQQHARRTALSHLPRIIASLSALWQAVLATKDNEQASCVVGSPRIVKYQLLELLSPISFHHGANFLAAVAVAWHERRQPSAASKKILPEACPNQQVMVHLVSAIRVMPIDTLVHTVHQVVKTPPPIHGIKQDFSLEVSVLELLYVYMQSNTSQSLIESWASLLSLLKDGLSLTAPAQFLLLAILNEYVQKCPPMQEKKDIKDLQDVSAKLIESCSQIAGACLEQTTWLRRNLAVREDVFEVVEGSSEGKEGKNGAVTPGTPPNAAYSVQAQAVLAEILAPLLDVGYGSQEKERVVTLLTNLMYNVTPYLKNHTIKNIASFTACSQLLASLSGYQYTRKAWRKDVLDLLLDSAFFQMIPACLPYWRTIIDNLMTHDNTTFRDLMNRVSMAQGSGISIFSSKEQEYEQKAQLLKRLAFVILCSEMDQYHKYMPEIQERLADSLRLPQVIPSIQAQVFLCFRVLLLRMSPQHATSLWPVIVSELVQVFLYIEQELSTDSEEFSRHSSSHIKLLSALDSSWAVNASNGLQAHGHPHWLQLQLAAAKLLDLALLLDAHRLPQFQMYKWAFVGDAAAGCMDNNNLSSDFVPHITRIAKLMDSKFKPEGPPPKRNPGELLLTSNNVRSLQDLHHFFSSLSRATCDTYVPINNTQLETVIEQDFLEKMPAVPAR; encoded by the exons ATGGGTTCCATCGCTCTGGAGGAGTACGAGTTGATGAAGGACTCGAAGTATCGGGT CTATGTGTCCGCTGTCGACAAGGCCCTGAAAAGCTTCGAGTACACGAGCGAATGGGCAGATTTAATTTCTGCCTTGGGAAAGCTCAACAAAGTGCTGTTGAGCCATATGAAGTTTCCCGTTATTCCAAGGAGAATCAAAATATCGAAGAGATTAGCCCAATGCATGCATCCGGCGTTACCTTCTGGTGTTCACTTAAAAGCTTTAGAAACGTAcgacattatttttaagtgtATGGGCACTAATAGGCTCAGCCATGAGCTCTTCATTTATAGCGCAG GGCTATTTCCGTTATTGGGTCATGCTGCTATGAATGTCAGGCCGTCATTGTTAACTGTATACGAGACGCACTTTGTGCCACTCGGCGAAAGGTTGAGACCAGGATTAAGTGGTTTTTTAAGCGGCGTCCTCTTGGGCCTAGAAGATGGATCTGATCATTTTGACAG AACTAACTCCTTACTGGAGAAAGTGTGCGAGGGTGTGGGTGCGGAACACTTTTATGCATGTCTCTGGGACTGCTTGGCTTCAAACTCTGGCATTCGATTGCCTGCGATATCGTTTGTGCTAGCACATTTCAACAAGAAGCTATCAATGGAggagcaaaaatatattatgggtactaatactaaaattatg atttcaGCCTTATGTGCTGGAGTGCGAGACACTTCGGTGTTGGTGCAGAGAAGCGCACTGGATTTTCTGTTGATAGGCTTTCCTATGCACAACAGTCAATTAACGCATCAAGATAtgatattgttaataaaagcTGCTCTAGTTACTATATTGCGAAGAGACATGAGCTTAAACAG ACGTTTGTTTGCTTGGCTGTTGGGCACTGAAGTGAGCACATCGATTTTAAAGAAGAAGACCCATGCAACTGCAGATACTAAAGAGGATGTAACGTACTTTGATATGTATTCGAAGAAAATGCTAGTCGAAGCGATAAAATATCTGCTTAAAGAAGTGTGTGAAGAAAATTCGCAAGATTTGAAGCCATATAGGATACTTGTCTCGTTACTTGATAAGGTGGATATTGGACCAATAATTTTGGATGACATTCTGTTTGAAGTGTTTAG aacattttATAATGCATGCAAACAATCCGTGTTGAGTCACGCACCGAAAGCGAATGAAGTGGTGAAGTCAGCGAATCTGTTATTTTCGACTCTGGAACCGTCGTACATATGGATACATTGCGGGCATCTGTTTGAGAAAGCCTGTAATACCAGAGCGAAGACACAAGTCGCGATCGAAGACGTCGCTGTCAGACCGGTCGGTAGTGGAATGCCGAATCTCGTGGAAGTATGCGTGCTAACGGAATTTTTACTTGAGACTGTGTCGTTGGACGCGTTTATCGACACGCCGTCTGAACATCTTCCTGGcttattttacgaaataacCAGCAAGCTTTTATATCACAGTAATATCCTGTCCCCGATGGAAATTTCGAAAAGCCTCAAATTGTGCGGCAAAATCTTGTCGAGAGTGCAACCAACGATGATAACGGCTCATGCGGACAAGTGTGGTGAAGTAGATACCAAGTTGGACACATCTCTGAATAACATTACAGTTCCCAGCGATAATTCCTTAACGGCGATCCCTTTAGAGAAGAGTCAGTCGGATAGTAAATTGAATAAGCCCGACACGTCCAGTATCCCCTTCGTGGAGAAAAGCCCAAGTACAAGGAGAAGAGCCAATTCCGGCGGTGCCGCTAAAAGGAACGAGAAGAAGTCGAAGAAGAAGGCGAGCAAAAGCACTCCCAAATTAAACGACACATACACTATACAAGCCGATGGCAGTAGCATATCTGTTATAGTGAGCGAAGACCCGAAACCTTTATCTAGAAATAAAAGCATGGACGATATTAAAGCGAGCTGCATTGAGACCGATGGAATCTCTTCGAAGAATCAATCTTCGGACAGCCGTCTAGCCACGTTGAAAAACTTCAAGAATGTTACTCCAATGGGATCGACGGGATCCTTGTGTAGGGGACCATCTCCGGCGTTTCAGGCACAGCACTCCATGTTGGAAAAGTGCCTGCGGcaatacgaaatattttatgttaaattaattagcaaTCGGATACTTAGCAAGGAGAGAACAGTACAGGATATGTTCGATCATTTAGTGGTGTCTTATCCGAGAAAGAGTTTTGACGAGAGAATGCGTTACTTGGAATTCTTGCTGAATTCCAGATTAAACATAGACGATTCCGGATTCTTTAGTCAAGACACATCCGTAACCGAGGATACCAAGTGCCTGGATATTTTTCACCTATTTCTCGATATGGCAGCGCAATCGGAGTGGATCGAAGCCATGAAAATAGCGTCCAGCTTGTTTGTCGAGTTGTCCACATTTCCAAAGTACTTTTTGCCCGGCGACGACGTACTCGTGGAGGAGGAGCCAAAGTTCGAGCACGTTCTTCCGGATTGGTTGAAAGTTTTAATAGTCTGTTCCTGCTGGTTGCAGAAACAACCCGCGTTACAGTTAACGAGCATCGCCACGTTATTGGACTTGGTGGCATTGTTGAAGGCACACAATGACGTCGAGACACATCCGAAAAGTGGAGAAGGTGTGACGACGGTTATTATCGTGCCTCTGTTAAAGCAATGGCATGTAACTTACTTGATGCAGTATACTAATGTGTTTCAG GTATTGGCACATTCCTTGTGGAATCATTTGGGCGAACTTCCCGCCCATAAGTTCAGGATGCGTTGCGTAGAACTTTTGCACGAATTGCATCACGCTTTATACGATTCCTGCGACGCGGTCGAAGATCTGATAGGATCTGCGCTCATTTCTGAGAATCCCGAGAAGAGGATCGAGGCATTCGGTAGATTCGCCACTTTGTGGCATTTAGGACGAGAAATCGAAACGAATCCAAGGTTGCGTGGCTGTCTCAGAACTTTTGACCA ATccttattgaaaatattggaCAATCTTCAGCTTGCGGATAATTCGCCGTTAAAGCTGCAGGCTCAATCGTGGCTGCTACATTCCTTGATGCGCGGCGACATATCGCGCGTAATAGATCCCCTGCTGACAATACTATTAGATCCATCCACATGTCGTATGAGCGTCCTTCACGTCAGTATACAACACAGTAATACCGTCCTAACGAAGAACGATCCCGTGGAGGAGAAATCGGAGGTACAAGACGACACGGAGGGTGCAGCGAAAATTTACGCGATCAGTTCGGTCGATGGTAATGTGATATATCACGTGAGCGATAGCATGGACGAGGATAAAAGGTGGAAGAAGggtaagaagaagaagccgGCGATAAATCCTGTGAAGATAAAACGAATTTTCGCGGTGACAACGCTGGCGACTAGTGATAATTGCAATCACTATGTCACGGAGAAAAATCAGTTTATGAAGGAACTCGAGGTACCGCCCAGTATATCCGGCAACAGGAAGATTTCCGTGTTTGTAAATCCCCTCTCGATCAACTGTAACGAAAATTCAAATGACTCTTTGACGGAGGACGATTCGTTGCCCAGTATGCGTAAGGGAACGGAGTTGCTGAAAAATGCCACccgtttcaaaaaaattgatttcgacaAAGGTTCTACTGCCAGTTTAGACGAGAGTCTTTTCGAATCGACGAATTCTAGTTTGAAGGCAAAGGATAAGAGTAGCTACAAGAAGTTGAACGACGATGTCGATTCGTCGTCGGATTCTATAACGAATAGCTTGGACTCGAGCAGTCCCGAAGTAACTAACAAACAGTCGAAGCAAAAGAAGGAAACTGTCATAATGCCGGGCAGTTCCAGGGAGGTGGCGGGCACTATCATAAAAGGCAGATATTACAGCACGAATGAATTCAGTGCGAATTACGATCATGATATCGGCAGTTTCGAAGCGAGCGCGGAGGTGCCCAGCTGGACGatggacgacgacgacggcgaacTCGATGTCAGCACCACTGCGGAAGAGTACTTCAGCAATTCCAGCTGCACCAGCATAGTCGAAGAGATTCTGAACGAAGTGCTCGATCGTGCAATGCAATTGTGCGACATCGCCGAACCACCTAAAAGC GAGGAAATTCCACAGCATAACGCGAAAACTAATCGAAATGTCGGCCTTGGTGTTCACAACCTTCACTCTCACATGTTGCTCTACTGTGGGGTGTACGATTCGGCCAGGACTCTTTATGCTCTGCGTACCCTTAGGAACGAACTATTGACGAACATGCGAATGTTTCTGTGTTGCGCGGCAACAACCGGTGTGACGAACGCAACAAAGAACACAGTGTTATTAAACTTGTTGGCAAGACATAGGAAAAGTGTTTTTGGCCGGAACTTTCATGGTGATGTAGCTAATACGGAATTCATAGCGGCTTACAGGAGTAGCATGTATCTGGAAGTGTTGATAAGCGTATGCCTGTACTTCGCGAGAAGCTACTATCCAAATCTGGGACAGATGAGACTTACGTGCGAAGAGATCGCTGGTAATCGCCAG GTACAACTTGCGAGTGCAGAGTTACTGACGCTAATATTTTCCGAATTAATCCCGATCGTCCGCGATTCTGGGAAAGGCTTTAGCTGCTACATAGTTGATTTATTGACTAAATGTAAAGTACAAAAAGTTGCTCTGCACTGTCTTGTGTCCAGTGTTATGAGCATGAAGAACGCTCACAAGGAGACTGAGGATGTCTCCACGTTTACTGAAGAAATCGTGTTATTTAATGACCCGTTTGTCGACAATGATGttaacaaatgtaaatatagaGCAAGCGATCATACGGAAGCTTTTCAGATACAGTTGTTACG GTTATTATTAGCGTTAATTATGTTGGAGCATCAGTGTAGTAGTCAAAAAGGAgaggaaattaatttaacgacGTCGCCTATACCAAGTTCGCCGACACGGACGTCAAACTTGATCGGGAACAGTTTGAAATATGTCTCTGGGGCCGCAATACCACAGCAACCGATGTTCCTTGCTAGTATTCTTAGCGCCCTGCAACTC GATCACATGAGACATCTTCATCAACATTGGACCACTCTTGTTACGTCCAGTCTACCTTTTATGGGACCGTCTTTAACATCCGTTGTAACGTCGGTTATTCATCAGCTGTGCTGCAATATTGAGCATCTAGCGTCATATTACATCAGCGAAGAAGCAACATTGACATCAAAATTACAGGATATAAGCACAGTGGAATGCTGCTTGCCTGCAGATTACACCGTAACACATTTGGAGGCTTTGACGTACTTGCTGCATTACTGTCTGTTGGACACCTCTCAGCAAGTTGGATTCTCGTTTAATCAACCGTTAAGTGGTACGATACAAACGGGAATTCCCGGTGCTAATCCCGGGCAGATATTCAACAATCTCATACACGTCTTTATGCCCAGCCCACTTTCTCCG gaTTTATCCACAGCGAAGGATAAAACTGGCGCGAACGAGCTGCAGCAACACGCCAGAAGAACAGCATTAAGCCATTTACCAAGAATAATAGCATCATTGTCTGCTTTATGGCAAGCGGTTCTGGCAACAAAAGACAA CGAACAAGCTAGCTGTGTGGTGGGCAGTCCGAGAATAgtcaaatatcaattattgGAGCTCCTGTCTCCAATTTCTTTTCATCACGGAGCCAACTTCTTGGCTGCAGTCGCGGTTGCATGGCACGAAAGGCGTCAACCATCCGCTGCGTCAAAGAAG ATACTTCCGGAAGCCTGCCCTAATCAGCAAGTAATGGTTCACCTTGTTAGTGCGATTCGTGTTATGCCCATTGATACTTTGGTGCACACCGTGCATCAAGTAGTGAAAACGCCACCGCCGATACATGGAATCAAGCAAGATTTCTCACTAGAAGTCTCGGTGCTGGAATTACTTTATGTCTACATGCAGAGTAACACGTCGCAATCGCTTATCGAGTCTTGGGCATCCTTGCTCAGTTTATTAAAGGATGGTCTATCGCTAACAGCACCTGCCCAATTTCTCTTGCTGGCTATACTGAACGAATATGTACAAAAGTGCCCACCTATGCAAGAGAAGAAAGACATCAAAGACTTGCAAGACGTGTCTGCGAAG TTGATCGAATCGTGTTCGCAAATAGCCGGTGCCTGTTTAGAGCAAACAACGTGGCTAAGAAGAAATTTGGCCGTCCGAGAAGACGTTTTCGAGGTGGTGGAAGGCTCTTCGGAAGGTAAAGAGGGAAAAAATGGTGCTG TAACACCCGGAACCCCACCTAATGCGGCGTACAGCGTTCAAGCGCAAGCGGTATTAGCGGAAATACTCGCACCACTGTTGGATGTTGGTTACGGTTCGCAAGAAAAGGAGCGCGTGGTAACGCTCCTGACAAATCTCATGTACAATGTTACACCTTACCTAAAGAATCACAC gataaaaaatatcgcCTCGTTCACCGCTTGCTCTCAACTATTGGCTTCCTTATCGGGATATCAGTACACGAGAAAGGCATGGCGCAAGGACGTTTTAGATTTGTTGCTCGACTCGGCCTTTTTCCAAATGATACCGGCCTGTCTACCGTATTGGAGAACCATAATAGACAATTTGATGACACACGACAATACTACCTTCAGAGATTTAATGA ATCGCGTCTCCATGGCTCAAGGCAGCGGGATCAGTATATTTTCTTCGAAAGAACAGGAGTACGAGCAGAAAGCACAGCTCTTGAAACGTCTGGCGTTCGTCATTCTTTGCAGCGAAATGGATCAGTATCACAAATATATGCCGGAGATACAAG AACGTTTAGCAGACAGTTTACGCCTACCCCAAGTAATCCCGTCTATTCAGGCGCAAGTGTTTCTCTGTTTTCGCGTACTGCTATTGAGAATGTCACCACAACACGCGACATCCTTATGGCCGGTCATAGTTAGCGAGCTTGTTCAAGTATTCCTCTACATTGAACAGGAACTGAGTACAGACAGCGAAGAATTCAG TCGTCATAGCAG CTCGCACATCAAACTGTTGTCCGCTCTGGACTCGTCGTGGGCTGTTAACGCCAGCAACGGACTTCAGGCACACGGGCATCCTCACTGGTTGCAACTGCAGCTGGCTGCCGCCAAGCTGTTAGACCTCGCGTTGCTGTTGGACGCGCATAGATTACCACAATTTCAGAT GTATAAATGGGCATTCGTCGGAGATGCAGCGGCAGGCTGTATGGATAACAATAACTTATCTTCAGACTTTGTGCCGCATATTACGAGAATAGCAAAATTGATGGACAGTAAG TTCAAGCCAGAAGGTCCACCGCCGAAAAGGAATCCGGGGGAGCTTCTATTAACGTCGAATAACGTTCGCTCTTTGCAAGATCTGCACCATTTCTTCTCAAGCCTTAGTCGTGCTACGTGCGACACATACGTGCCGATAAATAACACGCAACTGGAGACTGTAATCGAGCAGGACTTCCTTGAGAAAATGCCGGCCGTGCCAGCGAGATA G